The Saccharomonospora cyanea NA-134 genome includes a region encoding these proteins:
- the cydD gene encoding thiol reductant ABC exporter subunit CydD, which yields MNALTHAPLSAEVSSGRQPGRDTTWVGRGPLGALPALSAAARRALVLSAVLALVNAGALVAQAFLLASVLADLVAGDVTGHTPAVAALAGSVVARGVLGWAMRVVAARAAAGTKEELRAKAVDHALRLGPEWIDGRGTGELTSLTTKGLDALDAYFTEYLPALVTAAVVPFAAGLAVLVADWPSAVLVAVTLPLLPLFAVLIGKQTADRVEQATDAVHRMSGHLLELVRALPVLTAFRRAEAQAEAVRRVSDNHRTTTLATLRLAFASAFALELAATLSVALVAVVIGVRLVSGDLSLAVGLGVLILAPECYQPLRTVGSAFHASQDGVEAVRRVADVLSVPAPRQGTRDPRRGPLRVRDLRVRRRGGYAPDGETFTVRPGERVRLTGRSGAGKSTTLSVLLGFVTPTSGTVTVDGVALGELDMSRWRDAVAWVPQSPAFAGGTVRDELALSGATEPEVDAMLARLDLAGLAERAVHRLSVGQRQRVAVARALLRVRQGAWLLLLDEPTAHLDPANAERVWEAVRQAQDAGAAVVVAAHTRGEAAPPHEDVVPHVGSGGEARPSRRSFRRPVPLRELGDRRLARGVVLGAAALLAGVALTATSGWLIAKASQQPPILTLTVAVVGVRTFGLARAGLRYVERLVTHDGAFRVAARLRERLWRSLVRLGPARVRARHGESLSKLVDDVDTVRDLLPRAVTPPCVAAVVVAGAVVVQAAVLPAAGWVLAAAVVVAAVVAPTLAVLLDRRATATLADGRRDVSARVLALFDGAAELIAFGAHVERRARLAERDRSLAALARRQAWGEGVAEAVVTVTTGLAAVAGAVLAADAVGAGTLDPVLAPVLALVPLALAEALSLLPPAAQHWDALRRARTRLAATLDAEPDEQRPLGTVELVDGGDVRLRAVDVRWPGAARSALREVDLDVPHGAYVAVVGPSGAGKSSLLATVLGFLRPERGHAVVSKRVAWAPQEPQLVSTTVAENLRLADPHATDERLRQALATACLGEVDLDVVLGDAGRGLSGGQAHRLALARAVLAASNADVVLLDEPTAHLDRETAAAVLANLRTALAGRTVLHVTHRPEEAADAEVVVEVTDGRVRLVRGAGEVMRAGERT from the coding sequence ATGAACGCGCTCACCCACGCTCCCCTTTCCGCCGAGGTGTCCTCCGGCCGACAGCCGGGGCGGGACACCACGTGGGTGGGTCGGGGCCCGCTCGGCGCGCTGCCCGCACTGTCCGCGGCGGCGCGCCGGGCGTTGGTCCTCTCGGCCGTGCTGGCCCTGGTCAACGCCGGTGCGCTGGTGGCTCAGGCGTTCCTGCTCGCCTCCGTGCTCGCCGACCTCGTCGCCGGTGACGTCACCGGGCACACCCCGGCCGTGGCCGCGCTCGCCGGGTCGGTCGTGGCGCGTGGCGTGCTCGGCTGGGCGATGCGCGTGGTGGCCGCCCGCGCGGCGGCGGGGACCAAGGAGGAACTGCGGGCCAAGGCCGTCGACCACGCGCTGCGGTTGGGGCCCGAGTGGATCGACGGCCGGGGCACGGGGGAGCTCACCTCGCTCACCACGAAGGGCCTCGACGCGCTCGACGCGTACTTCACCGAGTACCTTCCCGCGCTGGTCACGGCCGCCGTGGTGCCGTTCGCGGCGGGGCTCGCCGTGCTGGTGGCCGACTGGCCCTCGGCCGTGCTCGTCGCCGTGACCCTGCCACTTCTGCCGTTGTTCGCCGTGCTCATCGGCAAGCAGACCGCCGACCGCGTCGAGCAGGCCACCGACGCCGTGCACCGGATGTCGGGTCACCTGCTGGAACTCGTGCGCGCGTTGCCCGTGCTCACCGCCTTCCGCCGGGCCGAGGCTCAGGCCGAGGCGGTGCGCAGGGTGAGCGACAACCACCGCACGACCACGCTCGCGACGCTGCGACTGGCTTTCGCGTCGGCGTTCGCGCTGGAACTCGCGGCCACACTGTCGGTGGCGCTGGTGGCCGTGGTGATCGGTGTGCGGCTGGTGTCGGGCGACCTCTCGCTGGCCGTGGGGCTCGGCGTGTTGATCCTCGCTCCGGAGTGCTACCAGCCGCTGCGCACGGTCGGCTCCGCCTTCCACGCGAGCCAGGACGGCGTGGAGGCCGTCCGCCGGGTCGCCGACGTGCTTTCCGTTCCCGCGCCGCGACAGGGGACGCGTGACCCGCGGCGGGGGCCGCTGCGGGTCCGCGACCTGCGGGTGCGGCGGCGGGGTGGTTACGCGCCCGACGGCGAGACGTTCACCGTGCGTCCGGGCGAGCGGGTGCGGCTCACCGGCCGTAGCGGGGCCGGCAAGAGCACCACGCTCTCCGTGCTGCTCGGCTTCGTCACGCCCACCTCGGGAACGGTGACGGTGGACGGCGTGGCCCTGGGCGAGCTCGACATGTCGCGGTGGCGGGACGCCGTCGCGTGGGTTCCGCAGTCGCCGGCGTTCGCGGGCGGCACGGTGCGCGACGAGCTGGCGCTGAGCGGCGCCACGGAACCCGAGGTGGACGCGATGCTGGCGCGGTTGGACCTGGCCGGGCTCGCCGAGCGAGCCGTACACCGGTTGTCGGTCGGGCAACGGCAGCGGGTCGCCGTGGCGCGGGCTCTGCTTCGGGTGCGGCAAGGCGCGTGGCTGCTGTTGCTCGACGAGCCGACCGCGCACCTCGACCCGGCGAACGCCGAACGGGTGTGGGAGGCCGTGCGGCAGGCGCAGGACGCGGGCGCGGCGGTGGTGGTCGCCGCACACACCCGTGGTGAGGCGGCGCCACCACACGAGGACGTGGTCCCGCACGTCGGCTCCGGCGGCGAGGCCCGGCCGTCGCGGCGCTCGTTCCGGCGGCCCGTTCCGCTGCGGGAGTTGGGTGATCGCAGGCTCGCGCGTGGCGTCGTTCTCGGCGCGGCGGCACTGCTGGCGGGCGTGGCGCTCACGGCGACGTCCGGGTGGCTGATCGCCAAGGCGTCCCAGCAACCGCCGATCCTCACCCTCACCGTGGCCGTCGTGGGCGTGCGCACGTTCGGGCTCGCGCGGGCGGGCCTGCGCTACGTCGAGCGGCTCGTCACCCACGACGGCGCGTTCCGGGTGGCCGCGCGGCTGCGGGAGCGGCTGTGGCGGTCGCTGGTGCGGCTGGGCCCGGCGCGCGTGCGGGCGCGTCACGGCGAGAGCCTGAGCAAGCTCGTCGACGACGTGGACACGGTGCGCGACCTGCTTCCGAGGGCGGTGACACCCCCGTGCGTGGCCGCGGTGGTCGTCGCGGGCGCGGTCGTGGTGCAGGCGGCCGTGCTCCCCGCGGCGGGCTGGGTGCTCGCCGCGGCCGTGGTGGTGGCCGCCGTGGTCGCACCGACGCTGGCCGTGCTGCTCGACCGGCGTGCGACCGCGACACTGGCCGACGGCCGTCGTGACGTGTCCGCCCGCGTGCTGGCGTTGTTCGACGGCGCCGCCGAGCTGATCGCGTTCGGCGCGCACGTCGAGCGCAGGGCCCGGCTGGCGGAGCGGGACCGGAGCCTGGCCGCGCTCGCGCGCAGGCAGGCGTGGGGCGAGGGAGTCGCCGAGGCCGTGGTGACGGTGACGACCGGGCTCGCGGCCGTGGCGGGGGCGGTGCTCGCCGCCGACGCCGTCGGGGCGGGAACGCTCGACCCGGTGCTCGCGCCGGTGCTCGCCCTCGTGCCGCTAGCCCTGGCCGAGGCGCTGTCGCTGCTGCCGCCCGCCGCGCAGCACTGGGACGCCCTGCGGCGGGCCCGGACGAGGCTCGCCGCCACACTCGACGCCGAGCCGGACGAACAGCGGCCTCTCGGCACGGTGGAGCTCGTGGACGGTGGTGACGTGCGGTTGCGGGCCGTGGACGTGCGCTGGCCGGGCGCTGCGCGGTCGGCGCTGCGCGAGGTCGACCTCGACGTGCCGCACGGCGCGTACGTGGCTGTGGTCGGTCCGTCGGGGGCGGGCAAGTCGTCGCTGCTGGCGACCGTGCTCGGGTTCCTCCGGCCGGAGCGGGGTCACGCCGTGGTGTCGAAGCGGGTGGCCTGGGCGCCGCAGGAGCCGCAGCTCGTGTCGACCACGGTCGCGGAGAACCTGCGCCTTGCCGACCCACACGCGACCGACGAGCGGTTGCGGCAGGCACTGGCCACCGCCTGCCTCGGCGAGGTGGACCTCGACGTCGTGCTGGGCGACGCCGGGCGCGGGTTGTCAGGTGGCCAGGCACACCGCCTGGCTCTGGCCAGGGCGGTGCTCGCCGCGTCGAACGCCGACGTCGTGCTGCTCGACGAACCCACCGCCCACCTCGACCGGGAGACGGCGGCCGCGGTACTGGCGAACCTGCGCACCGCATTGGCGGGCCGGACGGTGCTCCACGTGACCCACCGGCCGGAGGAGGCGGCCGACGCCGAGGTGGTGGTGGAGGTCACCGACGGCCGGGTCCGCCTCGTCCGAGGCGCCGGCGAGGTGATGAGGGCAGGTGAGCGGACATAA
- a CDS encoding GAF domain-containing sensor histidine kinase, translated as MEPTLAARALAAATEITASALSDVDPGTVLGTVVRHAAELADADLGLVMVRAEDGSVTVEAAHGSDRRDVLGLVLPAESAAGRVAAGGETVVTDDVTSDPRTSRFVPEVLRSYGPFAAASFGQGGRLLGSLTVYRDKGAEPFATETVEVLTAFAGQAGVVLALAEGANARHRLTLYEERERIARELHDVIVQRLYAAGMQLDRVRRRMRWRFAQADGARLGEAIDQLDATIEEIRGTVRELRTTEVEPREPAATETDLAESARGEVRIAGELLGYPPTLELSGELADIPAERADHIRAALREALSNVVRHSGASEVRVTLHRDDGGVRLRVRDNGCGVPRDVAKRGLRHLAERAEGAGGEFSVNSSPSMGTLVAFDLPLKSG; from the coding sequence ATGGAACCGACCCTGGCTGCGCGGGCACTGGCCGCGGCGACCGAGATCACGGCTTCGGCGTTGTCCGACGTCGATCCCGGCACGGTGCTGGGCACGGTGGTACGGCACGCGGCCGAACTCGCTGACGCCGACCTGGGGCTCGTGATGGTGCGCGCCGAGGACGGCAGTGTCACTGTGGAGGCCGCGCACGGCTCCGACCGGCGGGACGTGCTCGGGCTGGTCCTGCCCGCCGAGTCGGCCGCGGGACGGGTGGCGGCAGGCGGCGAGACCGTCGTGACCGACGACGTGACGAGCGACCCCCGCACCTCGCGTTTCGTGCCCGAGGTCCTGCGGTCGTACGGGCCGTTCGCCGCCGCGTCGTTCGGTCAGGGCGGGCGGCTGCTCGGTTCGCTCACCGTGTACCGCGACAAGGGCGCCGAGCCGTTCGCGACGGAAACCGTGGAAGTGCTCACGGCGTTCGCGGGACAGGCCGGGGTGGTGCTCGCCCTCGCGGAGGGAGCCAACGCCCGGCACCGGCTCACGCTGTACGAGGAGCGCGAACGCATAGCCCGCGAGCTGCACGACGTCATCGTGCAGCGCCTGTACGCGGCGGGGATGCAACTCGACCGGGTCCGCCGTCGTATGCGGTGGCGGTTCGCCCAGGCCGACGGCGCGCGCCTCGGCGAGGCCATCGACCAGCTCGACGCCACGATCGAGGAGATTCGCGGCACGGTGCGGGAACTGCGCACCACCGAGGTGGAGCCGCGCGAGCCCGCCGCCACCGAGACCGACCTCGCCGAGTCGGCGCGGGGCGAGGTCCGCATCGCGGGCGAGTTGCTGGGCTATCCGCCGACCCTGGAGCTTTCGGGCGAGCTGGCCGACATCCCGGCGGAACGCGCCGACCACATCCGCGCGGCCCTGCGCGAAGCACTGTCCAACGTGGTCAGACACTCGGGAGCGAGCGAGGTCCGCGTGACCCTGCACCGCGACGACGGCGGTGTGCGACTGCGGGTGCGTGACAACGGGTGCGGAGTTCCGCGCGACGTCGCCAAACGCGGGTTGCGCCACCTCGCCGAACGCGCCGAGGGGGCAGGGGGGGAGTTCTCCGTCAACTCATCGCCCAGCATGGGCACGCTGGTGGCGTTCGACCTGCCCCTGAAGTCCGGTTAG
- a CDS encoding response regulator, whose protein sequence is MAIEVLLVDDHEVVRRGLKELLSDEPDIEVVAEAGSADEALAVAMHIEPDVAVVDVRLGENETDGIELCRELRSRPDAPRCLVLTAFDDEEAMVGAIMAGASGYLLKQVRGQDVVNAVREVAAGRSLLDPLTTARLLDKMRNPAERDPLAKLSERERSVLELIGQGLSNREIAERLFLAEKTVKNYVTSLLAKLGMQRRTQAAAWVARYGNRQAR, encoded by the coding sequence ATGGCGATCGAGGTGCTCCTCGTCGACGATCACGAGGTCGTCCGTCGCGGGTTGAAGGAGTTGCTGAGCGACGAGCCCGACATCGAGGTGGTCGCGGAGGCCGGCAGCGCCGACGAGGCGTTGGCCGTCGCCATGCACATCGAGCCCGACGTCGCCGTGGTGGACGTGCGGCTCGGCGAGAACGAGACCGACGGCATCGAGTTGTGTCGCGAGCTGCGGTCCCGGCCCGACGCGCCGCGCTGCCTGGTGCTCACCGCGTTCGACGACGAGGAAGCCATGGTGGGCGCCATCATGGCGGGTGCTTCCGGATACCTGCTCAAGCAGGTGCGCGGCCAGGACGTGGTCAACGCCGTCCGTGAGGTCGCCGCGGGGCGTTCCCTGCTCGACCCGCTCACCACCGCCCGGCTGCTCGACAAGATGCGCAACCCTGCCGAACGCGACCCACTGGCCAAGCTCAGCGAACGCGAGCGCAGTGTGCTGGAGCTCATCGGTCAGGGTCTGTCCAACCGGGAGATCGCCGAGCGGCTCTTCCTCGCGGAGAAAACCGTGAAGAACTACGTCACGTCGCTGCTGGCCAAGCTGGGCATGCAGCGCCGTACCCAGGCCGCCGCGTGGGTGGCGAGGTACGGCAACCGCCAGGCGCGGTGA
- a CDS encoding DUF427 domain-containing protein, which yields MSTHGDVESRNRGRIERSAKRVRAVFAGEVVADTTRPLLVWEVPYYPTYYLPREDVRTELFVPTGRTRNSRQRGAGTVSHLRVGDREAAHAVTEYTDSEALRGHVRLHWHAMDAWFEEDEEVYTHPRDPYVRVDVLTSSRHVRVVVDGVTVADTRSPRLLFETNLPVRYYLPKVDVRLDLLEPSDKVTHCPYKGQAEYWSVRVNGKLVEDLAWSYRTPLRESEPIAGYLAFPQDRAEVYVDGVRDEG from the coding sequence GTGAGCACACACGGTGATGTCGAGAGCCGAAACCGAGGGCGGATCGAGCGGAGCGCCAAACGCGTGCGGGCGGTGTTCGCCGGCGAGGTGGTGGCGGACACGACCCGGCCGCTGCTGGTGTGGGAAGTGCCGTACTACCCGACCTACTACCTCCCGCGCGAGGACGTGAGGACGGAGCTGTTCGTGCCGACCGGCCGAACCCGGAACTCGAGGCAGCGGGGCGCGGGCACGGTGTCGCACCTGCGGGTCGGTGACCGCGAGGCCGCCCACGCCGTGACCGAGTACACGGACTCGGAGGCCCTGCGCGGCCATGTGCGCCTGCACTGGCACGCCATGGACGCCTGGTTCGAGGAGGACGAGGAGGTCTACACGCATCCACGAGACCCGTACGTGCGGGTGGACGTGCTGACCAGCTCCCGGCACGTGCGGGTGGTCGTCGACGGCGTGACGGTGGCCGACACGCGCTCACCGCGGCTGCTGTTCGAGACCAACCTCCCGGTGCGGTACTACCTGCCGAAAGTCGACGTGCGACTCGACCTGCTCGAACCCAGTGACAAGGTCACTCACTGCCCGTACAAGGGGCAGGCGGAGTACTGGTCGGTGCGCGTGAACGGAAAGCTGGTCGAGGACCTCGCGTGGAGCTACCGCACTCCGTTGCGGGAGAGCGAACCCATCGCGGGTTACCTGGCCTTCCCGCAGGACCGCGCGGAGGTGTACGTGGACGGCGTCCGCGACGAGGGCTGA
- a CDS encoding SRPBCC family protein has product MASIHKEFVLDADPEVVWEVLRDFGAVHQRLAPGFVTDTRLHADTRTVTFADGTVVAERLVDRDAEHRRVAYTVVGGDLHPSHHHAWMQALRAEDGRTRFVWHTDVLPDTLAAPIADFVEQGSTVIRRTLGNATTSEDAAAQPSR; this is encoded by the coding sequence ATGGCCTCCATCCACAAGGAATTCGTCCTCGACGCCGACCCGGAGGTGGTCTGGGAGGTACTCCGCGACTTCGGCGCCGTGCACCAGCGCCTCGCCCCCGGCTTCGTCACCGACACGCGGCTGCACGCGGACACCCGCACGGTGACGTTCGCCGACGGCACCGTCGTCGCCGAACGGCTCGTCGATCGGGACGCGGAGCACAGGCGGGTCGCCTACACGGTCGTCGGCGGCGACCTCCACCCCTCCCACCACCACGCCTGGATGCAGGCGCTGCGGGCCGAGGACGGCCGGACGAGGTTCGTCTGGCACACCGACGTGCTCCCCGACACGCTCGCCGCCCCGATCGCCGACTTCGTCGAGCAGGGTTCCACGGTCATCCGGCGGACCTTGGGGAACGCCACCACGAGCGAGGACGCGGCGGCACAGCCCTCCCGTTGA
- a CDS encoding VOC family protein has product MTVHARLTTITIDCTDPKALAEFYRDVTGWEITHSDDDSAEVGTGPVQLAFQRVDGYRSPGWGDGHTHVHLDFAVTDVDAATERLLDLGATKPDLQPGEDRWTVLVDPEGHPFCIATA; this is encoded by the coding sequence ATGACCGTCCACGCACGACTCACCACGATCACCATCGACTGCACCGACCCGAAGGCACTGGCGGAGTTCTACCGCGACGTCACCGGCTGGGAGATCACCCACAGCGACGACGACTCCGCAGAGGTGGGAACCGGTCCGGTCCAGCTCGCCTTCCAGCGGGTCGACGGATACCGGAGCCCCGGCTGGGGTGATGGCCACACGCACGTCCACCTCGACTTCGCGGTCACCGACGTCGATGCCGCGACCGAGCGCCTGCTCGACCTGGGAGCGACCAAGCCCGACCTCCAGCCCGGTGAGGACCGGTGGACGGTCCTCGTCGATCCGGAAGGCCACCCGTTCTGCATCGCCACGGCCTGA
- a CDS encoding helix-turn-helix domain-containing protein gives MLSTETLAAREGFVVTTVACRGDHARWSEVEAPDGHRIVLVRRGRFRRRTGGADVDLDATLGYLAVPGEEERFAHPAGGDVCTSVTFSPSLWERRPAARAVYVDARVDLAHRRMLAAARGGDLDYEVTEELLGLVAVAAEQQVLPKRAADRALVAAAREAIIEGAREAEGLCTLAALLKVSPYRLSRSFTRQMGLSLTRYRNRVRVARAMDRLAEGESSLASLAADLRFSDQAHLTRTVREHLGHTPTTLRRLLALKPGATTRRFGSNAEVDPPS, from the coding sequence GTGTTGTCCACCGAGACACTCGCCGCGCGAGAAGGCTTCGTCGTCACCACGGTCGCCTGCCGTGGTGACCACGCGCGATGGTCCGAGGTCGAGGCACCGGACGGCCACCGCATCGTGCTCGTCAGGCGCGGCAGGTTCCGGCGAAGGACGGGCGGGGCGGACGTCGACCTCGATGCCACGCTGGGCTACCTGGCGGTACCGGGGGAGGAGGAACGTTTCGCGCATCCCGCGGGCGGCGACGTCTGCACTTCGGTGACGTTCTCGCCCTCGCTCTGGGAGAGGCGCCCCGCCGCGCGAGCGGTGTACGTCGACGCCCGCGTCGACCTGGCACACCGCCGGATGCTCGCCGCCGCCCGTGGTGGCGACCTCGACTACGAGGTGACGGAGGAACTGCTGGGCCTCGTGGCGGTCGCCGCCGAGCAGCAGGTGCTGCCGAAGAGGGCTGCCGACCGCGCGCTCGTCGCGGCGGCGAGGGAAGCGATCATCGAAGGTGCGCGGGAGGCCGAGGGGCTGTGCACACTGGCGGCCCTGCTCAAGGTCTCGCCGTACCGGCTGAGCCGGTCGTTCACCCGGCAGATGGGCCTCTCGCTGACCCGCTACCGGAACCGGGTCCGTGTCGCCAGAGCCATGGACCGGCTCGCGGAGGGCGAGAGCAGCCTCGCCTCGCTGGCCGCCGACCTGCGCTTCTCCGACCAGGCACACCTGACCCGTACCGTCCGTGAACACCTCGGGCACACCCCGACCACCCTGCGGCGACTGCTCGCTCTTAAGCCGGGCGCCACCACGCGGCGGTTCGGCTCGAACGCGGAGGTGGACCCGCCCTCCTGA